Genomic window (Streptomyces sp. NBC_00078):
ACCGAGCGCGGCGACGGAGGCGTAGGAGCCGATGCTCAGCGCGATCAGCAGGAAGAACAGGCCCTGCCCGGTGGGGTCGTCGTCGACCGGTGCGGCCACGTCGGTGACCTTCAGCGCGACACCCTGCTCGGCGGCGACGGGCGTGAAGACCTTTTCGACCGCCGTGGCGTCCATGTCGGAGGCGGCGGAGGCGACCACGAGCTCAGGCGCCCTCGCGCCGGGCACGTAGGCGCCCGTGATGTCACGGGAGTCGAGCAGGTCGACGGCTTCGGAGCGGGTGGCGACCGTACGCACGTCGAGCTTGTCCCCCGCCTCGTCCTTGACGGTCTGCGCGAACACCTTCGCCTGCGGACCGGAACCGACGACGGCTACGGGCAGGTGGTGGGGCTCCGGCGTCACGAACGCCCCCATGTACGCGAATCCCATGCCGAGGCACATCAGCAGCGGGGTGATCAGGTGCGTGATCACATGACGCAGGGACGGCGACCTCATCGCTCGCAACCTCCAAATGGTTGGCTTATACAACTCTCACTAAAGTTGTACTATACAACCAAACCGTCGGTGAAGCCACAGGGAGGTCCGGTGGGACGTGAGGGAGGTCCGGTGGAGGAAGACGAGGCCGTGGAGACGATCCAGCGGGAGATGACGGTCTTCGCCCGGCGCGCCCGTGCCTCGGCCGGCCGCATGCACCCCGAGCTGTCGCTGGTCTCGTACACGCTGCTCGGTCACCTGGAGGAGAGCGGTGGCTGCCGGGCGACCGATCTGGCAGCGCACTACGCCCTGGACAAGTCCACGGTCAGCCGTCAGGTGTCGGCACTCGAACGGGCCCGGCTGATCGAACGGCGCCTGGACCCGGACGACCATCGCGTCCAGGTCCTGCACCTGACCGACACCGGGCGCCAGATCCTCGCCCAGGTCACCGACAGTCGCCGGGCGGCCTTCCGCGAGCGGCTGGCGGACTGGCCCAGCGAGGACCTGGAGCGGTTCGCCGACTATCTCGTGCGCTACAACGCGTGGGCGCGCCCCGCGGACGAGGACTAGCGGACGGGCGGACGAGGTGTCCGCGCACCCGGCCGGGGCGGGAGCACCGCCGACGAGCACGTACGGTTGAATGCGTAGGCAATCACTTCCGTCCCGCTGGATCCACATGAACGTCACCCGAGGCTTCACCGGACGCGCCCGCGTCGACAATCCCGGCCTGCCGCCCGGCCAGTACGACGCGGGCGACGAATGGCCCGTCCTGTCCGCGGAGGTCACGCCCGAACTGGCGCCCGCCGACTGGACCTTCCGCGTCGACGGGCTCGTGGAGCGGCCGCGGACCTGGGACTGGGAGCAGGCGCACACGCTGCCGGAGTCGGCGTACGAGGGCGACATCCACTGTGTGACGAGTTGGTCGAAGTTCGGGGTGCGCTTCGGGGGTGTGTCCCTGGACGCCTTTCTCGATGTGGTGCGCCCCCATGGGTCCGCCACCCATGCCGTCGCCCATGCACACACCGGGTACACCACGAACCTGCCGCTCACGGACCTGACCGGCGGGCGTGCCTGGATCGCCTGGGAGTACGGCGGGCAGCCCCTCACACCCGAGCACGGCGGGCCCGCCCGGCTGCTGGTGCCGCACCTGTACTTCTGGAAGAGCGCCAAATGGATCGCGGGCCTGACGCTCCTCGACCACGACGAGCCGGGCTTCTGGGAGCAGAACGGCTACCACGCACGCGGCAACCCCTGGCAGGAGCAGCGGTACTCCGGTGACTGAGACGTTCACACCCGCGGCCACTCCTCCGACGCGCTTTGCCGTGCCCGGCCGGATCGCCGTGAGCAACCGGACCGCCACGGTCTGGCAGACGGCCACACTGACCGAGGTCCGGCGCGAGACCGCGTACGCCTCCACCTTCCGGTTCGCGGTGCCCGCCTGGGCGGGGCATCTGCCCGGCCAGCACCTGATGCTGCGGCTGACCGCCAAGGACGGATACGTGGCCCAGCGCCACTATTCGATCGCGTCCGCTCCCGACGACCCGGGTCACATCGAGCTGACCCTGGACCATGTCGAGGACGGCGAGGTCTCGGGCTGGTTCCACGACGTGGCCGAGCCGGGCGACCAGGTCGAGGTGCGTGGCCCGCTGAGCGGGTTCTTCGCCTGGCCGGGCGACCGTCCCGCGCTGCTGATCGGCGCCGGCTCGGGTGTCGTGCCGCTGATGTCGATGGTGCGCCACCACCGGGCACGGGATCTCGACGTACCGCTGCGGCTCGTCGTGTCCGCGCGCAGTCCCGAAGCGCTCATCTACGCGCGGGAGTTCGGCGCGGAGACAACGCCGGTGTTCACGCGGAACGCGCCGGCGGGTGTGCCCGTCGGGCGTATGGCGGCCGCACATGTGGCGCCACTCCTGGCCGAGCAGCCTCCTGGTGGGTGGGAGGCCTATGTGTGCGGCTCGAACGCCTTCGCCGAGCACGCTTCGCGGCTGCTCGTCGAGGCCGGCCAGCCCGTGCACCGGATCCGGATCGAACGCTTCGGCTGACGAGCGGGCGCCACGGCTTCCTCCCGGCCTCGTCCCGACCTCCTCGCGGCCTGCTCCCGACCTCCTCGATGCCTGCTCGCGGTCTCCTGACGGCCTGCTCGCGGTCTCCTGACGGCCTGCTCGCGGCCTGCTCGCGGCCTGCTCGACGCTTCCCTCGCAGCTTCGCAAAGAGCGGTCTCCCGCGTGCTGGGTATCCGCTTTCCCTGGGCACTCGCGCGCACAGGCGGTGGGGAGGGACAATACGAAGCAAACACGGTACGGCCCCTCCGGCTCCGGTGACGGCGAGGAGGTCGGGATGCGAACCCAAGTGCGCGGTTGGCGCTGGCGGCGCAATCCGCTGCGGCGCCACTCGGACGTGGTGGAGGCGTGGACGGCGCTGATCGTCGCCGTCCTGCTGCTGGTGGGCGCCCCGCTGGCGGGGGCCTTCGCGGGCTGGTGGGCCCATGACGCGGCGCAGGGCAGCGCCACGGCGGAGCGCGCCGAACGTCACCGCGTGCGGGCCGAGGTCGTCGGCGGGACCCCCGACATGCTGCCCACGGTCGAGGGTGGCCGGCAGCACTCGTACCGCGTGGACGTGCGGTGGAGGGATCCCGTGACCGGCACACACACCACGAACGCGCGCGTCCCGGCGGGCACGCAGCACGGCGACACCGTCGACGTCTGGCTCGACTCCCGGGGCAGGACCGTGGCCCCACCGACGGGCGAGACCGCGGTCTGGCAGCACACGGTGACCATCGGCATCACCGCCACGGGCGGCGCGGTGGGCGCGGTGCTCCTCGCGAACGCCGTCGTGCGCCGCGTGTCCACCGGCCGCCGGCTGGCGGAGTGGGAGCGGGAATGGGCACGGACCGAACCGCAGTGGACGCGACGCAAGGCATGAACCGGTACGGGGATGCCGACTGCGCCGCCTCCCGGTCGACGTGAGGATGAAGGCAGCACATCCCATGACCCCAGGAGCACCCCGCCGTGACCGTGACCGCGGACCTGGCGATCTCCGCCACGGCGGTGACCCGACCATTCGTTACGGCCACCCGACCGCCCTGGATCTCACGGTCCCCGGCGACGACCAGCACTCCTGCCTCCTTGACCAGCAGGTCCACGGCTGAAGACAGGGGCGCTGTCGTAGACAGGTACGGCCGGAAAGACCTGGCGATTCGTCGGAGGACCCACGTACGGTGTGATCGTCTCTGCCTGATCCTTCGCCCCTTCGCAAAGGCGGTCCTACATGGCCCTGTTCGACCTCCCCCTCGACGAGCTGCGCGAGTACCGCAGCGCGTCCACCGAGCCCGAGGGTTTCGACGCGTTCTGGTCCAAGACCCTGCAGGAGGCCCGCGAGCACGACCTGGACGCCCGTTTCGAACCGGTCGACACCGGCCTCACGACGGTCCGGGTGTTCGACGTGACGTTCGCGGGGTTCGGGGGGCACCCGGTGAAGGGCTGGCTGACGCTGCCCGCCTCGGCCGAGGAGCCGATACCGCTGGTCGTGGAGTTCGTCGGCTACGGCGGCGGGCGCGGCCTGCCGCACGAGCATCTGCTGTGGGCGTCCACGGGCCGGGCGCACTTCGTGATGGACACACGCGGGCAGGGCAGCGCGTGGGGCGGGGGCGGCGGCACCGCGGACCCGGTGGGCGGCGCGCCCGCCTACCCCGGTTTCATGACCCGCGGCATCGACGCACCCGAGAACTACTACTACCGCCGCGTGTTCACGGACGCGGTCCGTGCCGTCGAGGCGGCCCGCTCGCATCCGCTGACCGACGCCTCCCGCACGGTCGCCCTCGGCGCCAGCCAGGGCGGCGGCATCACCATCGCCGTGGGCGGCCTGATCCCGGACCTGACGGCGATCGCGCCGGACGTTCCGTTCCTGTGCGACTACCCGCGCGCCGCGACCAGCACGGACCGCCACCCGTACCGCGAGATCGGCCTCTACCTCAAGACCCACCGCGGCCGGACCGCGGACGCCCTGCGCACCCTGTCGTACTTCGACGGCGTCCACTTCGCCTCCCGCGGCCGCGCCCCCGCCCTGTTCTCGGCGGCCCTGGAGGACCAGACCTGCCCGCCGTCGACCGTCTTCGCGGCTTTCAACGCCTGGGCGCACGACGAAAAGAAGATCGAGGTGTACGACTTCAACGACCACGAGGGCGGCGGCCCCTTCCAGGAGGCGGCCAAGCTGGACTGGCTGCGGTCGTACGTCTGACGGGCTCCGCACGAAACCGGAGGTCCGCAAGCTCTTCCGCTTCAGGCCTTCCATCCAGTCCGACCAGTCGGTATGTTCCGGACTGCCCGGGTCGCAGCGTCGCGGCCCGGGCTTCGGGCGGACGACGGAGGACCCCATGGCGCAGCGCGAGGCAGAGGTGCACGGTTACTGCGACGAGCGGTTCGCGGCGGTGCGGACGGCGCTGGAGGAGAACTTCCGGAAGCGGGCGGAG
Coding sequences:
- a CDS encoding ferredoxin reductase yields the protein MTETFTPAATPPTRFAVPGRIAVSNRTATVWQTATLTEVRRETAYASTFRFAVPAWAGHLPGQHLMLRLTAKDGYVAQRHYSIASAPDDPGHIELTLDHVEDGEVSGWFHDVAEPGDQVEVRGPLSGFFAWPGDRPALLIGAGSGVVPLMSMVRHHRARDLDVPLRLVVSARSPEALIYAREFGAETTPVFTRNAPAGVPVGRMAAAHVAPLLAEQPPGGWEAYVCGSNAFAEHASRLLVEAGQPVHRIRIERFG
- a CDS encoding MarR family winged helix-turn-helix transcriptional regulator, producing the protein MEEDEAVETIQREMTVFARRARASAGRMHPELSLVSYTLLGHLEESGGCRATDLAAHYALDKSTVSRQVSALERARLIERRLDPDDHRVQVLHLTDTGRQILAQVTDSRRAAFRERLADWPSEDLERFADYLVRYNAWARPADED
- a CDS encoding acetylxylan esterase, translating into MALFDLPLDELREYRSASTEPEGFDAFWSKTLQEAREHDLDARFEPVDTGLTTVRVFDVTFAGFGGHPVKGWLTLPASAEEPIPLVVEFVGYGGGRGLPHEHLLWASTGRAHFVMDTRGQGSAWGGGGGTADPVGGAPAYPGFMTRGIDAPENYYYRRVFTDAVRAVEAARSHPLTDASRTVALGASQGGGITIAVGGLIPDLTAIAPDVPFLCDYPRAATSTDRHPYREIGLYLKTHRGRTADALRTLSYFDGVHFASRGRAPALFSAALEDQTCPPSTVFAAFNAWAHDEKKIEVYDFNDHEGGGPFQEAAKLDWLRSYV
- a CDS encoding sulfite oxidase-like oxidoreductase, with amino-acid sequence MNVTRGFTGRARVDNPGLPPGQYDAGDEWPVLSAEVTPELAPADWTFRVDGLVERPRTWDWEQAHTLPESAYEGDIHCVTSWSKFGVRFGGVSLDAFLDVVRPHGSATHAVAHAHTGYTTNLPLTDLTGGRAWIAWEYGGQPLTPEHGGPARLLVPHLYFWKSAKWIAGLTLLDHDEPGFWEQNGYHARGNPWQEQRYSGD